A window of Chitinophaga sp. MM2321 contains these coding sequences:
- a CDS encoding DUF1254 domain-containing protein, whose translation MRYLFALLIGIMTRPGNAQIPEKSLQAISTADKVQTHLGILDFKDGIPSAATTRKMYDELDYIHGVDAFMNAYAAASQCALRNGFIAAGINDNDVLVFSGLMDSKSLFLTANADTYYFWSYLDLSKGPLVIETPPGSLGVIDDMWWRWITDFGMSGPDRAAGGKYLLLPPGYKGVIPDGGYFVSQCRTTKVSLLGRAFMENNDPKAVDEHVKKTLRIYPYIPGSYGTSIADFLGNKAPLAALSKAASPRFVEGTGKVMNTIPPGDYSFYEVVNELVQAEPADALDPEIGGQLAAVGIVKGKTFSPDARMKKILVNAAAVGNAMSRSVSTNPRESEEFNYYGPASKWCNSLFVGGYDFMRPPPEVTKTGIKQYPEDGARKLNSRTAMFYVATGITPAMCMRLANIGSQYLAAFYTSAGEPFDGNKTYKIILPPNIPAAKFWSLTLYDNQTRSMRETAQRYPRAGSQSFPTPAAMPGTDGSTTIYVGPRKPGGISDGNWIQSVPGKGWFVLLRLYSPLEPFFDKSWKAGDFVEVKP comes from the coding sequence ATGAGATATCTATTCGCATTGCTGATTGGGATAATGACACGTCCGGGAAATGCACAGATCCCTGAAAAATCCTTGCAGGCAATATCCACAGCAGACAAGGTGCAAACCCACCTTGGCATCCTTGACTTTAAAGACGGAATACCTTCAGCAGCTACCACCCGGAAAATGTATGATGAACTGGACTATATTCATGGGGTAGATGCTTTTATGAACGCTTATGCTGCAGCATCACAGTGTGCTTTGAGGAATGGCTTCATTGCAGCCGGTATAAACGATAATGATGTGCTGGTGTTTTCAGGATTAATGGATTCTAAATCATTATTCCTTACCGCTAATGCAGATACTTATTATTTCTGGAGTTACCTGGATTTGAGTAAAGGGCCACTGGTAATAGAAACACCTCCCGGGTCGCTGGGTGTGATTGATGATATGTGGTGGAGATGGATTACAGACTTTGGTATGTCTGGCCCCGACAGGGCAGCAGGAGGGAAGTACCTGCTGCTGCCGCCGGGTTATAAGGGTGTCATACCTGATGGTGGCTATTTTGTGAGTCAATGCCGTACAACAAAAGTGAGCCTGCTGGGGCGTGCATTCATGGAAAATAATGATCCAAAAGCGGTGGATGAGCATGTAAAGAAAACACTCAGAATATATCCATATATTCCGGGGAGTTATGGCACCAGTATAGCCGATTTTCTTGGTAATAAGGCTCCATTGGCGGCTTTGAGCAAGGCGGCTTCACCAAGATTTGTGGAAGGCACCGGAAAAGTAATGAACACCATTCCTCCGGGTGATTATTCTTTTTATGAGGTTGTAAATGAACTTGTTCAGGCGGAACCTGCTGATGCCCTTGATCCTGAAATAGGCGGACAACTGGCAGCTGTAGGGATTGTAAAGGGAAAGACTTTTAGTCCCGATGCCCGGATGAAAAAGATTCTTGTTAATGCAGCTGCGGTGGGCAATGCTATGAGCCGAAGTGTTTCAACGAACCCGCGAGAGTCAGAAGAATTTAATTATTATGGCCCTGCTTCCAAATGGTGTAATTCCTTATTTGTTGGTGGATATGATTTCATGAGACCACCGCCTGAAGTAACAAAGACCGGCATTAAACAATATCCGGAGGATGGTGCGCGTAAACTTAATTCAAGGACTGCGATGTTTTACGTGGCAACAGGCATTACACCTGCCATGTGTATGCGGCTTGCCAATATCGGATCACAATACCTGGCCGCTTTTTATACATCAGCAGGAGAACCTTTTGATGGGAATAAAACCTATAAAATAATATTACCGCCTAATATTCCGGCAGCTAAATTCTGGTCGCTGACCTTATACGATAATCAAACACGGTCTATGCGGGAAACAGCACAGCGGTATCCCCGGGCCGGTAGTCAAAGCTTTCCTACACCGGCTGCAATGCCTGGTACGGACGGGTCTACTACTATCTATGTCGGACCCCGCAAGCCCGGAGGGATTAGTGATGGTAACTGGATCCAGAGTGTGCCGGGAAAAGGCTGGTTTGTGTTGCTGAGACTATACAGCCCATTGGAACCATTTTTTGATAAAAGCTGGAAAGCAGGCGATTTTGTGGAAGTGAAACCGTGA
- a CDS encoding transporter codes for MKRERLFFRRILTLFLSFILSGSLHAQLKGDHLLGDAGLQSGTQTPPGFTLVVPVYFYNAAKLKNGKGELVTDNLGLNMFVTGIGGAWVTNLKILGGNYGGTALFPFASNRLESTVTTVKSPFAFTDIYLQPVQLGWHLKRADFVAGYALYLPSGKYEQGGDDNSGLGQLVNEFSGGSTVYFDKRKSIHFSALLSYALNGKKKGTDVKTGDNLSIEGGLGKTWYLKKANSPIPTIINAGIIYYMQFKTTEDHIPLASGFLLNPDKDQIYGIGAEGNVFIPHIRSLIGVRWLGETGAKNRLQGNTYMLTIAYMLKTFEKKKGE; via the coding sequence ATGAAAAGAGAGAGATTATTTTTCCGCCGTATTCTTACATTATTCCTGTCATTTATTTTATCCGGTTCGCTGCATGCACAGTTGAAAGGCGATCATTTACTGGGAGATGCAGGGTTGCAATCAGGCACACAAACGCCGCCGGGGTTTACGCTGGTAGTACCGGTATACTTCTACAATGCCGCCAAACTTAAAAACGGCAAAGGAGAGCTGGTAACAGACAACCTCGGATTAAATATGTTTGTTACCGGTATCGGAGGCGCCTGGGTCACCAACCTGAAGATCCTTGGTGGCAACTATGGCGGCACCGCGCTGTTTCCCTTTGCCAGCAACCGCCTGGAGTCTACGGTTACTACCGTAAAATCACCTTTCGCGTTTACAGATATTTACCTGCAACCTGTTCAACTGGGCTGGCATCTTAAACGGGCAGATTTTGTTGCCGGATACGCGCTTTATTTACCCAGCGGAAAATACGAACAGGGTGGTGATGATAACAGCGGATTAGGTCAGCTCGTAAATGAATTTTCCGGTGGCAGTACCGTATACTTTGATAAGCGGAAAAGTATCCATTTTTCCGCCTTGTTGTCCTATGCACTCAATGGGAAGAAAAAGGGTACGGATGTAAAAACCGGCGATAACCTGAGTATAGAAGGCGGTCTTGGGAAAACATGGTACCTGAAAAAAGCTAACAGTCCTATCCCTACTATTATAAACGCAGGCATCATATACTACATGCAATTTAAAACAACGGAAGATCATATACCGCTGGCAAGTGGGTTCCTGCTGAATCCTGACAAAGACCAGATATATGGCATTGGTGCAGAAGGCAATGTATTTATTCCACACATACGCTCGCTTATTGGCGTAAGATGGTTGGGAGAAACCGGCGCTAAAAACAGGTTACAGGGCAATACGTATATGCTGACGATAGCGTATATGCTGAAGACTTTTGAAAAAAAGAAAGGAGAATAA